One Brassica napus cultivar Da-Ae chromosome A1, Da-Ae, whole genome shotgun sequence genomic region harbors:
- the LOC106360759 gene encoding leucine-rich repeat receptor-like serine/threonine-protein kinase BAM3: MADKIFTFFLLLSSVSPLLCSSSTSSLNLSLIRQANVLVSLKQSFASYDPSLDSWNLPNFKSLCSWTGVSCDNLNQSITRLDISNLNIYGTLSPEIHKLSSLEVLNISNNAFEGELKPLEFGQMSQLVTLDAYNNNFKGSLPLSLTKLTKLGYLNLGGNYFNGEIPRSYGDFLRLKHLDLSGNDLSGRIPDELGNITTLEKLYLGYDNDFHGIPKGLGSLINLVLLDLANCSLRGSVPSELGHLKNLEVLFLQINELTGSIPRELGNMTNLKTLDLSYNSLEGEIPLELSGLQKLQVFNLFFNRLHGEIHEFVSHFPDLEILKLWHNNFTGKIPKKLGSNGKLVEIDLSTNKLTGLIPETLCLGRKLRILILFNNFLFGSLPQDLGQCKPLWKFRLGQNFLTGKLPKGLVYLPYLWLLELQNNFLTGEIEEQEAGKAGSSNLSQINLSNNRLSGPIPGSINNLRSLQILLLGSNRFTGQIPGEIGRLKGLLKIDMSMNSLSGKVPPEFGECQSLTYLDLSHNQLSGQIPVQISQIRMLNYLNVSWNFLNQSLPVELGYMKSLTSADFSHNNFSGSVPASGQFVYFNSTSFIENPFLCGYSSNPCNGSQNQSQSQLLNQKNGNSHGENSAKFKMLLGLGLLGFFLMFIVLALVNNWRMRRNSPNLWKLIGFQKLGFGSEHVLECVKENNVIGKGGAGIVYKGLMPNGEEVAVKKLLAISKGSSHDNGLSAEIQTLGRIRHRNIVRLIAFCSNKDVNLLVYEYMPNGSLGEALHGKAGVFLKWETRLQIALEAAKGLCYLHHDCSPLIIHRDVKSNNILLGPEFEAHVADFGLAKFMMQDNGASQCMSSVAGSYGYIAPEYGYTLRIDEKSDVYSFGVVLLELITGRRPLDKFGEEGIDIVQWSMIQTNCNRQGVVKIIDQRLSNVPLGEAMELFFVAMLCVQEHSVERPTMREVVQMISQAKQPNTI, from the exons ATGGCAGACAAGATATTCACTTTCTTCCTACTCTTGTCTTCAGTATCTCCACTCCTCTGTTCTTCTTCGACTtcatctcttaatctctcactAATAAGACAAGCCAACGTCCTTGTCTCTCTAAAGCAAAGCTTTGCTTCCT ATGATCCTTCTCTTGATTCATGGAACCTTCCAAACTTCAAATCTCTCTGTTCGTGGACAGGCGTTTCTTGCGACAACTTGAACCAGTCCATTACTCGTCTCGACATCTCTAACCTCAACATCTACGGCACGCTCTCGCCAGAGATCCATAAGCTCTCGAGCCTAGAGGTCTTAAACATCTCAAACAACGCCTTTGAAGGAGAGCTTAAGCCACTTGAGTTCGGTCAAATGTCTCAGCTCGTGACTCTCGACGCTTACAACAACAACTTCAAGGGATCACTTCCTCTGTCTCTAACCAAACTCACTAAGCTCGGTTACTTAAACCTTGGAGGAAACTACTTTAACGGTGAGATCCCTAGAAGCTACGGAGATTTCTTGCGTCTCAAGCATCTAGACTTATCAGGAAATGACCTAAGTGGAAGAATCCCTGACGAGTTAGGAAACATCACAACTCTTGAAAAGCTGTACTTAGGTTACGACAACGACTTCCACGGGATACCTAAAGGCTTAGGGAGCTTGATCAATCTTGTTCTGTTGGATTTAGCTAACTGCAGCTTGAGAGGATCAGTTCCTTCAGAACTAGGGCACCTCAAGAACTTGGAGGTTCTGTTTCTTCAGATCAATGAGCTTACAGGTTCTATTCCTAGAGAGCTAGGGAACATGACAAACCTCAAGACTCTTGATCTCTCCTACAACTCTCTAGAAGGAGAGATTCCTCTAGAGCTCTCTGGACTTCAAAAGCTTCAGGTGTTCAACCTCTTCTTCAACAGATTACACGGCGAGATTCATGAGTTTGTATCTCACTTTCCTGATTTGGAAATTCTCAAGCTTTGGCACAATAACTTCACTGGAAAGATTCCTAAGAAGCTTGGATCAAACGGTAAGCTTGTGGAGATCGACTTGTCTACCAATAAGCTCACAGGTTTGATCCCTGAAACACTCTGTCTCGGAAGAAAGCTAAGGATTCTCATTCTCTTCAACAACTTCTTGTTCGGTTCTCTCCCTCAAGATCTTGGCCAGTGCAAGCCTCTCTGGAAGTTTCGCCTAGGTCAGAACTTTCTGACAGGGAAACTGCCAAAGGGTTTGGTTTATTTGCCATATTTATGGCTTCTTGAGCTTCAAAACAACTTCTTGACCGGAGAAATCGAAGAACAAGAAGCCGGTAAAGCGGGATCGTCTAACCTCAGTCAGATCAATCTGTCTAACAATAGGTTATCCGGACCAATCCCTGGTTCAATCAACAACCTCAGAAGCcttcagattcttcttcttgGCTCCAACCGGTTCACAGGACAAATCCCCGGTGAAATCGGAAGGTTAAAGGGTCTTCTCAAGATTGACATGAGCATGAATAGCTTGTCAGGAAAGGTACCTCCAGAGTTTGGTGAGTGTCAGTCATTGACCTACTTAGATTTGAGCCATAACCAGCTCTCAGGTCAGATTCCGGTTCAGATTTCGCAGATTCGGATGCTAAACTATCTGAATGTTTCTTGGAACTTCTTAAACCAGAGCCTCCCTGTTGAGCTTGGATACATGAAGAGCTTAACATCAGCAGATTTCTCACACAACAACTTCTCTGGCTCAGTACCAGCTTCAGGGCAATTCGTTTACTTCAACAGCACGTCATTCATCGAAAACCCTTTTCTCTGCGGATACTCTTCCAACCCTTGCAACGGTTCTCAAAACCAATCTCAATCTCAGCTTCTTAACCAGAAAAATGGTAATTCCCATGGCGAAAACTCCGCGAAATTCAAGATGttattagggttagggttactAGGTTTCTTCCTGATGTTCATCGTTTTAGCTCTGGTCAATAACTGGAGAATGAGAAGGAATAGTCCGAATCTATGGAAGCTCATCGGATTCCAAAAGCTTGGTTTCGGAAGTGAGCACGTTTTGGAATGCGTTAAAGAGAACAATGTGATAGGTAAAGGCGGTGCAGGGATCGTCTACAAAGGCTTAATGCCAAACGGTGAAGAAGTTGCGGTCAAGAAGCTCTTAGCCATAAGCAAAGGATCATCGCACGACAACGGTTTATCCGCTGAGATTCAGACATTAGGTAGGATCAGACACAGAAACATTGTGAGATTGATCGCTTTTTGTTCAAACAAAGACGTGAATCTCCTTGTTTACGAGTACATGCCTAACGGTAGTCTCGGAGAAGCCTTGCACGGGAAAGCTGGAGTGTTTTTGAAATGGGAAACGCGGTTACAAATAGCGTTGGAAGCGGCTAAAGGATTGTGTTATCTACACCACGATTGCTCGCCGCTTATAATTCACCGCGATGTGAAATCAAACAACATCTTGTTAGGACCTGAGTTTGAAGCTCATGTTGCTGATTTTGGGCTTGCTAAGTTTATGATGCAAGACAATGGAGCTTCACAGTGCATGTCATCGGTCGCAGGCTCGTACGGCTACATCGCTCCAG AATACGGATATACGCTGAGAATAGACGAGAAGAGCGATGTGTACAGCTTCGGGGTGGTCCTACTGGAGCTAATAACGGGTCGAAGACCACTAGATAAATTTGGAGAAGAAGGGATAGACATTGTGCAATGGTCAATGATTCAGACAAATTGTAATAGACAAGGTGTGGTAAAGATCATTGACCAGAGATTGAGCAATGTGCCATTGGGAGAAGCCATGGAACTGTTCTTTGTGGCCATGTTATGTGTTCAAGAACATAGTGTGGAGAGACCGACTATGAGAGAGGTTGTCCAGATGATTTCTCAAGCTAAACAGCCAAATACTATCTAA
- the LOC106360761 gene encoding serine/threonine-protein kinase pakA isoform X2, which produces MMRYQRVSPDVLPLTNGAKKPYLRPSPSRSSPHEDTTTTITPNSISGKGFNGGSCTSLDGVRIRSSQQTDPTPTKRGGDVLLQWGQRKRSRVSRAEIRSSTTTATAAADDSSSSSGHGKIQSNKLLRRSVNPSMPPPPPPPHHPVSSNRNSNHRNGFVGSKEIFLSRNQEDRSASGSPSRTINNGRTVSRSGGSKRSPPSPDQIEKRSSLRDHHHQNQRQNGFDHNHNQHHQRVNRSESTAQAHPELETNNNGEREKATQVEVTEWPRIYIALSRKEKEEDFLVMKGTKLPHRPRKRAKNIDKSLQFCFPGLWLSDLPKNRYDVREKKNVKKQQKRRGLKGMEDLDTDSE; this is translated from the exons ATGATGag GTATCAGAGAGTAAGCCCAGATGTTCTCCCCCTCACAAACGGAGCAAAGAAGCCTTACTTGAGACCTTCACCTTCAAGATCATCACCCCACGAagacaccaccaccaccattacACCAAACTCCATCTCCGGGAAAGGATTCAACGGCGGATCATGCACATCACTAGACGGAGTCCGAATCAGATCCTCCCAACAAACAGATCCCACCCCTACCAAGCGCGGCGGAGATGTTTTATTACAGTGGGGACAGCGGAAGCGATCGAGAGTCTCCAGAGCCGAGATCCgatcctccaccaccaccgccaccgCGGCTGCCGATgactcttcgtcttcttctggACACGGTAAGATTCAATCGAACAAGCTTTTAAGAAGATCTGTAAATCCGTCTatgccaccaccaccaccacctcctcaTCATCCGGTTTCCTCTAACCGGAACTCAAACCATAGAAACGGTTTCGTCGGCAGCAAGGAAATCTTTCTTTCCAG GAATCAAGAAGATCGATCAGCCAGCGGATCACCATCAAGGACCATCAATAACGGGCGTACGGTGTCCAGATCGGGCGGCTCTAAGCGATCTCCACCGTCTCCTGACCAAATCGAGAAGAGATCAAGCCTcagagatcatcatcatcagaaccAGAGACAAAACGGGTTCGATCATAACCATAATCAACATCATCAAAGAGTGAACAGATCAGAATCAACGGCTCAGGCGCATCCAGAGCTGGAGACAAACAacaatggagagagagagaaagcaacGCAAGTGGAAGTGACAGAGTGGCCAAGGATCTACATTGCCTTGTCTAGGAAAGAGAAGGAGGAAGATTTCTTGGTTATGAAAGGCACAAAGCTTCCTCATCGACCCAGGAAACGAGCTAAGAACATTGATAAATCCCTCCag TTTTGTTTTCCAGGGCTGTGGTTATCTGATTTGCCCAAGAACCGTTATGACGTTAGGGAGAAGAAAAATGTGAAGAAG CAGCAGAAGCGGAGAGGGTTGAAAGGTATGGAGGATTTGGACACCGACTCCGAGTAA
- the LOC106360761 gene encoding serine/threonine-protein kinase pakA isoform X1 — protein MMRYQRVSPDVLPLTNGAKKPYLRPSPSRSSPHEDTTTTITPNSISGKGFNGGSCTSLDGVRIRSSQQTDPTPTKRGGDVLLQWGQRKRSRVSRAEIRSSTTTATAAADDSSSSSGHGKIQSNKLLRRSVNPSMPPPPPPPHHPVSSNRNSNHRNGFVGSKEIFLSRNQEDRSASGSPSRTINNGRTVSRSGGSKRSPPSPDQIEKRSSLRDHHHQNQRQNGFDHNHNQHHQRVNRSESTAQAHPELETNNNGEREKATQVEVTEWPRIYIALSRKEKEEDFLVMKGTKLPHRPRKRAKNIDKSLQFCFPGLWLSDLPKNRYDVREKKNVKKQQQKRRGLKGMEDLDTDSE, from the exons ATGATGag GTATCAGAGAGTAAGCCCAGATGTTCTCCCCCTCACAAACGGAGCAAAGAAGCCTTACTTGAGACCTTCACCTTCAAGATCATCACCCCACGAagacaccaccaccaccattacACCAAACTCCATCTCCGGGAAAGGATTCAACGGCGGATCATGCACATCACTAGACGGAGTCCGAATCAGATCCTCCCAACAAACAGATCCCACCCCTACCAAGCGCGGCGGAGATGTTTTATTACAGTGGGGACAGCGGAAGCGATCGAGAGTCTCCAGAGCCGAGATCCgatcctccaccaccaccgccaccgCGGCTGCCGATgactcttcgtcttcttctggACACGGTAAGATTCAATCGAACAAGCTTTTAAGAAGATCTGTAAATCCGTCTatgccaccaccaccaccacctcctcaTCATCCGGTTTCCTCTAACCGGAACTCAAACCATAGAAACGGTTTCGTCGGCAGCAAGGAAATCTTTCTTTCCAG GAATCAAGAAGATCGATCAGCCAGCGGATCACCATCAAGGACCATCAATAACGGGCGTACGGTGTCCAGATCGGGCGGCTCTAAGCGATCTCCACCGTCTCCTGACCAAATCGAGAAGAGATCAAGCCTcagagatcatcatcatcagaaccAGAGACAAAACGGGTTCGATCATAACCATAATCAACATCATCAAAGAGTGAACAGATCAGAATCAACGGCTCAGGCGCATCCAGAGCTGGAGACAAACAacaatggagagagagagaaagcaacGCAAGTGGAAGTGACAGAGTGGCCAAGGATCTACATTGCCTTGTCTAGGAAAGAGAAGGAGGAAGATTTCTTGGTTATGAAAGGCACAAAGCTTCCTCATCGACCCAGGAAACGAGCTAAGAACATTGATAAATCCCTCCag TTTTGTTTTCCAGGGCTGTGGTTATCTGATTTGCCCAAGAACCGTTATGACGTTAGGGAGAAGAAAAATGTGAAGAAG CAGCAGCAGAAGCGGAGAGGGTTGAAAGGTATGGAGGATTTGGACACCGACTCCGAGTAA
- the LOC106360760 gene encoding membrane-bound transcription factor site-2 protease homolog isoform X1, protein MEISGRRMRRFRMRFGRNRLAGDDPDDGSVLPTRNGGNTENEASCCYCDLKITAFNEPISRLGRRFSGAMKIWFSIGLGFGVASLLLVTLFLLLQFHPKPLSNRLASAVFGFSPSTRVSLSGLVHVFVSTVVTVLVHELGHALAAASEGIQMEYIAVFIAAIFPGGLVAFDHDLLQSLPSFNALRVYCAGVWHNAVFCALCAFGLFLLPVMLSPFYKHGESLVVVDVPSKSPLFGYLSPGDTIVSLDGIRVYKPSEWLELAAILDKQNTETSNASFGGSRRFHHGKGYCVPISMVEEGFKGKIVENRYVCPGDLTPFSTMPCSDVEAPKEVSVCLDAKDIVKLNKCGDGWVTTSETHDNSGCVCPQGEICLQAMQSPGISWTEITYKRTSSPDCSRLGLEFNASSCVGTFVFVGDLIAMSRSVQLTAYQPRWLFNYFAKSFPDVIEKSLTCTFHVSLALVLLNSLPVYYLDGESILESSLQYFTWLSPRKKKKALQLCLFGGSLLSLLAFFRIFFVGLPPSR, encoded by the exons ATGGAAATCTCCGGACGGCGAATGAGAAGATTCCGGATGAGATTCGGAAGAAACCGCCTCGCCGGCGACGACCCCGACGACGGTTCCGTCCTCCCGACGCGAAACGGAGGCAACACGGAGAACGAAGCTTCCTGCTGCTACTGCGATCTCAAAATCACGGCGTTCAACGAACCAATCTCCCGCCTCGGAAGACGATTCTCCGGCGCGATGAAGATCTGGTTCTCAATCGGACTCGGATTCGGCGTCGCGTCTCTCCTCCTCGTCAcactcttccttcttcttcaattCCACCCTAAACCACTCTCCAACCGCCTCGCTTCCGCCGTCTTCGGATTCTCTCCTTCCACC CGTGTGTCACTCTCAGGCTTAGTCCACGTGTTCGTTTCCACTGTGGTAACTGTTTTAGTTCATGAGCTCGGTCATGCTCTTGCAGCTGCAAG TGAGGGGATACAGATGGAGTACATTGCTGTTTTCATCGCAGCTATTTTTCCGGGAGGTCTTGTGGCTTTTGATCATGATCTCTTGCAGTCACTTCCAAGCTTTAACGCGCTTCGTGTTTACTGTGCTGGTGTTTGGCATAACGCTGTG TTCTGTGCACTCTGCGCGTTCGGTTTGTTTCTCTTGCCTGTGATGCTGTCTCCGTTCTACAAACACGGTGAAAGCCTTGTG GTTGTGGATGTGCCTTCTAAGTCGCCGCTGTTTGGTTACTTGTCTCCTGGTGATACTATCGTGTCTTTAGATGGGATACGGGTTTATAAACCTAGCGAGTGGCTTGAACTGGCAGCGATTTTGGATAAGCAGAACACTGAGACGTCGAATGCTTCTTTTGGAGGCTCGAGGAGGTTTCATCACGGGAAGGGTTACTGTGTCCCTATCTCTATGGTTGAAGAAGGGTTTAAGGGGAAGATTGTTGAGAACCGATATGTTTGTCCCGGTGATCTCACTCCATTTTCAACTATGCCATGCTCTGATGTAGAAGCTCCGAAAGAGGTTTCTGTTTGTTTGGATGCAAAGGATATAGTTAAGCTTAACAAATGTGGTGATGGATGGGTGACAACATCAGAGACTCATGATAATAGTGGCTGTGTGTGTCCACAG GGGGAGATATGTTTACAAGCAATGCAATCTCCAGGCATATCATGGACAGAGATCACTTACAAAAGAACCTCTTCACCTGATTGTTCTAGACTTGGTCTGGAATTTAATGCATCGAGTTGTGTCGGGACGTTTGTATTTGTCGGTGATCTGATCGCCATGTCACGTTCGGTTCAGCTAACTGCGTACCAACCTCGTTGGCTGTTTAACTACTTCGCTAAATCCTTTCCGGATGTCATAGAAAAAAGCTTGACCTGCACGTTTCACGTCTCTCTCGCACTAGTTCTTCTCAACAGCTTACCT gtGTATTACCTTGATGGTGAATCCATTTTAGAGTCAAGTCTCCAATATTTCACATGGTTAAGcccaaggaagaagaagaaagctctTCAACTATGTCTTTTTGGAGGGAGCCTCCTCTCTCTTCTCGCCTTCTTCAGAATCTTCTTCGTCGGTTTACCTCCAAGTCGATAG
- the LOC106360760 gene encoding membrane-bound transcription factor site-2 protease homolog isoform X2 produces MEISGRRMRRFRMRFGRNRLAGDDPDDGSVLPTRNGGNTENEASCCYCDLKITAFNEPISRLGRRFSGAMKIWFSIGLGFGVASLLLVTLFLLLQFHPKPLSNRLASAVFGFSPSTRVSLSGLVHVFVSTVVTVLVHELGHALAAASEGIQMEYIAVFIAAIFPGGLVAFDHDLLQSLPSFNALRVYCAGVWHNAVFCALCAFGLFLLPVMLSPFYKHGESLVVVDVPSKSPLFGYLSPGDTIVSLDGIRVYKPSEWLELAAILDKQNTETSNASFGGSRRFHHGKGYCVPISMVEEGFKGKIVENRYVCPGDLTPFSTMPCSDVEAPKEVSVCLDAKDIVKLNKCGDGWVTTSETHDNSGCVCPQQCNLQAYHGQRSLTKEPLHLIVLDLVWNLMHRVVSGRLYLSVI; encoded by the exons ATGGAAATCTCCGGACGGCGAATGAGAAGATTCCGGATGAGATTCGGAAGAAACCGCCTCGCCGGCGACGACCCCGACGACGGTTCCGTCCTCCCGACGCGAAACGGAGGCAACACGGAGAACGAAGCTTCCTGCTGCTACTGCGATCTCAAAATCACGGCGTTCAACGAACCAATCTCCCGCCTCGGAAGACGATTCTCCGGCGCGATGAAGATCTGGTTCTCAATCGGACTCGGATTCGGCGTCGCGTCTCTCCTCCTCGTCAcactcttccttcttcttcaattCCACCCTAAACCACTCTCCAACCGCCTCGCTTCCGCCGTCTTCGGATTCTCTCCTTCCACC CGTGTGTCACTCTCAGGCTTAGTCCACGTGTTCGTTTCCACTGTGGTAACTGTTTTAGTTCATGAGCTCGGTCATGCTCTTGCAGCTGCAAG TGAGGGGATACAGATGGAGTACATTGCTGTTTTCATCGCAGCTATTTTTCCGGGAGGTCTTGTGGCTTTTGATCATGATCTCTTGCAGTCACTTCCAAGCTTTAACGCGCTTCGTGTTTACTGTGCTGGTGTTTGGCATAACGCTGTG TTCTGTGCACTCTGCGCGTTCGGTTTGTTTCTCTTGCCTGTGATGCTGTCTCCGTTCTACAAACACGGTGAAAGCCTTGTG GTTGTGGATGTGCCTTCTAAGTCGCCGCTGTTTGGTTACTTGTCTCCTGGTGATACTATCGTGTCTTTAGATGGGATACGGGTTTATAAACCTAGCGAGTGGCTTGAACTGGCAGCGATTTTGGATAAGCAGAACACTGAGACGTCGAATGCTTCTTTTGGAGGCTCGAGGAGGTTTCATCACGGGAAGGGTTACTGTGTCCCTATCTCTATGGTTGAAGAAGGGTTTAAGGGGAAGATTGTTGAGAACCGATATGTTTGTCCCGGTGATCTCACTCCATTTTCAACTATGCCATGCTCTGATGTAGAAGCTCCGAAAGAGGTTTCTGTTTGTTTGGATGCAAAGGATATAGTTAAGCTTAACAAATGTGGTGATGGATGGGTGACAACATCAGAGACTCATGATAATAGTGGCTGTGTGTGTCCACAG CAATGCAATCTCCAGGCATATCATGGACAGAGATCACTTACAAAAGAACCTCTTCACCTGATTGTTCTAGACTTGGTCTGGAATTTAATGCATCGAGTTGTGTCGGGACGTTTGTATTTGTCGGTGATCTGA
- the LOC106365945 gene encoding plasma membrane-associated cation-binding protein 1 — protein MGYWNSKVVPRFKKIFEKNSAKKAAAAEACKTFDESKETINKEIEEKKTELQPKVVETYEATSAEVKALVRDPKEAGLKKNSAAVLKYLEALVGIEFPGSTAVKEAASSFGAGYVSGPVTFIFEKVCVFLPEEVKTREVPVEEVKAEEPAKTEEPVKTEEPAKTEEPVKTEETSGEKEKEIVEETKKEEIVATSVVEEKKPEVEKEEEKKPVVEEVKKEEAAPAPAVVETPVTAPETTTPAPVAEPPKP, from the exons atgggTTACTGGAATTCGAAGGTCGTTCCAAGGTTCAAGAAGATATTCGAGAAGAATAGTGCAAAGAAGGCTGCTGCTGCTGAAGCTTGCAAGACCTTTGATGAGTCTAAG GAAACAATCAACAAGGAAATTGAGGAGAAAAagacagaactccaaccaaaggTCGTGGAGACCTATGAGGCCACGTCTGCTGAAGTCAAG GCTTTGGTGAGAGACCCTAAGGAGGCTGGTTTGAAGAAAAACTCAGCGGCTGTGCTGAAGTATCTCGAGGCTCTTGTCGGCATAG AATTCCCCGGATCAACGGCTGTGAAAGAAGCTGCCTCTAGCTTCGGAGCTGGCTATGTCTCCGGACCAGTCACGTTCATATTCGAGAAGGTATGTGTGTTCCTTCCAGAGGAGGTTAAGACACGGGAAGTACCTGTGGAGGAAGTGAAGGCCGAAGAACCGGCCAAAACTGAAGAACCAGTCAAAACCGAGGAGCCAGCCAAAACTGAAGAACCGGTCAAAACCGAAGAAACAAGTGgcgagaaggagaaggagattgTTGAAGAGACTAAGAAAGAAGAGATCGTTGCAACCTCGGTCGTTGAGGAGAAGAAACCTGAAGTAgaaaaggaggaggagaagaagcctGTGGTCGAAGAAGTGAAAAAGGAAGAAGCTGCTCCAGCTCCAGCGGTGGTTGAAACTCCGGTTACGGCACCAGAAACAACGACACCAGCGCCAGTGGCTGAGCCACCAAAGCCTTGA
- the LOC106359626 gene encoding transcription initiation factor TFIID subunit 11-like has translation MKHSKDPFEAAIEEEQEESPPESPAGGGDDEGRLEIEQTPEESERDVGVRRQPKKFKSSVAVAEGKNKDEDEEEEEENMEAELTKYPTTADPAKMAKMQVILSQFTEDQMSRYESFRRSAFQKGNMRKLLQGVTGSQKISMPVIIVNCGIAKMFVGELVETARVVMGERNDSGPIRPCHIRESYRRLKLEGKVPKRSVPRLFR, from the exons ATGAAGCATTCTAAAGATCCGTTTGAAGCAGCGATAGAGGAGGAGCAAGAGGAATCGCCGCCGGAATCACCCGCAGGCGGAGGCGATGACGAGGGACGGCTTGAAATCGAGCAGACTCCggaagagagtgagagagacgTAGGTGTTCGCCGTCAACCAAAGAAGTTTAAATCCTCCGTTGCTGTTGCTGAAGGGAAGAacaaagatgaagatgaagaagaagaggaagagaatatGGAAGCTGAACTAACCAAGTATCCAACTACAGCTGATCCGGCTAAGATGGCCAAGATGCA GGTCATTTTGTCGCAGTTCACTGAGGATCAGATGAGCAGATATGAATCTTTTAGGAGATCTGCGTTTCAAAAAGGAAACATGAGGAAG TTATTACAGGGAGTGACAGGGAGTCAGAAGATCAGTATGCCGGTTATAATCGTTAACTGTGGTATCGCTAAGATGTTTGTCGGTGAACTCGTGGAAACAG CTAGAGTTGTAATGGGGGAAAGGAACGACTCAGGACCTATCAGACCTTGCCATATCAGAGAGTCCTATAGGAGACTAAAGCTCGAAGGCAAAGTACCTAAACGATCAGTTCCACGTCTTTTCCGCTAG